DNA from Ictalurus punctatus breed USDA103 chromosome 20, Coco_2.0, whole genome shotgun sequence:
TAACCTTGAGTTTATTCAACCACCTTCATGGTACAGGCCCCTGGTATGGAGAGAAACCAAACATTTCTTCTGTTAAATGCCCAGAAGAAAAAGCCCACAGGATAATCCTCAGCTATTTGGGTCCATAAGAGAACTTTTTATGACTTCTTTTCTCAAAGATTGAATAATATATTCATGTGATACATTTCGGGATGTGGAGTTAATCATTAAACCACATTAAAGGCCCATACCAGATTTGTTTTTCATAGAAAACAATTTCTCATAAATGTTCATTGGACAGTGTGCTTTTCACTTGTCCCCTAAGTTTCTCCATATGATTACTGGGAGAGCTCTCAAATGGGTGGAACCTTGTAACCTAATGCCAATCTTTGCAAAGGTAATGAACATGACTGACATTTCAAAATTAAACATATCAGCTTCAGGCAGAGTGAGCACTTAGATGTGCAGCAGTTGGTCATCTGAATCCATCATAGTTTTGCACAACTAGTATAACTTGTTATTTTATCATTGTAATtggaaaatattgaaaataaattataagtATTTATAAAAATCCACTACATAGTAACCTATAGCAGAAGTCCTGTGTGATAGCCtctcgacttaattttgttTAAGGTTATGTTGTCCTGCCCCCCAAAATCTATAGTCATAAGCTGCTGCAAAACTAAACCATAACATTACTTGACTTGTGAACATCCTGAAGTTTTACTTGACTTGTGAACATCCTGAAGTGTCTATTATTTTATCATTCTCTACTGGTTCTACCAGTGCTTGCCGCTCCTACACTATAAGAACAGAGCATAAACAAAGCAGAAAATTGATACAGAAAAATAGCATAATCAGTTTGCCTCTTCACATTAGCTTTAGCcacaaaaacataataatttATCAAGTGATGCTATGTTTCTGTGATGTAAGCATACTAGTAGAAATGCCGTATTCAACAATTCATCTTGGATATATTTCACCTATTACCAATTTTACACTTTGACCAGTAGTGAAATAATCCTTCATCATCTATGTATTGAATTGTTGTGATTTATCTTGTGATTGTTATTGACAGGCTCAAATAGGAGCATGTGCAAGGTGCAAAAAAGTGAGAGGGATCACTTGTGCTGGTTGACACCCGAGACacccttccataaatgttaaacaaacgtctgcttacagaaagcttccccatatcaacaattaactatatttgttatataacaacacatttttaaatctgtttatgcaAAGTGTCTGACATACATGTCCcaatgactgttacaaagcacaaAGCGAGATACATAAAGGCATGGTTTGCCATGGTTGGTATggagtgacctgcacagagccctgatctcaacaccactttgagatgaactggaatggTGACTGTATGGTATATTTTTAAGTAAATGGTATATGTTAAGTAATAAAAGTGAAATCCAATCATGTATAACTAGTGTCTAAGATATAAGGGAGTAAACAGTATATTAATCAAATAAACTAAAATCAAAGTAAAACAAACTAATGTGACTCTAACTTGTGAAAAATCACAGAACACACATTCCTCACTTAAAAAAAGTATATCCATTTCTTTTAGGTTTAGTATGTCATTTCTCAGTAAAAACTGCACCTGTTAAGGAACATTGAGTCTGTTCTCCGTATCGCTTAAGTCTCTATCTTTTTATCAGTTTGATGTTTGTGATTTCTTAAGAGGTATTTTTGAAATTACATTAATCAGTCGACTGAGCACATGCCACAATTATAGATAAGGTATGAAGACAGTAACATAACTGTGGTGAGAAGTCAGAAGtgtgctttaaaaagaaaaaatgggaAAACCCCACCTAAtgagatttacatttacatttatggcatttggcagacacccttatcacTTCAACTTAATcatcaattatttattatttattgtctccatcaataaatacatcccgaTACTGGCTCATTAGGTCACaaactaagaataccatcagtctaaaaacactgttgggaggtaatatagtcagaaaaacacagacaacGATAcactatgtatttatttatttattttttaagtgctaatttaagtattttagcaagaggtaggtctttagacatTGTTTAAAGactgccagtgactcagctgttcggacatcTATGGGAAGTTCATCCCACCACCAAGGtaccagaacagagaagagtcttaatgcatgccttccttgtaccctgagagatggtggcacCAGTTTAGCGGTGCCAGAGAATTGGAAGGATTATGGTGCAGTGCGGAGTGTGTTAAGTGATTTGAGGTAAGTGTGTGCTCGTCcatttttgtctttgtaggcaagcatcagtgttttaaatatgatgcgggcagctacaggaagccatgGAGGGAGTGTAGaaatggggtggtgtgggagaacttaggaagATTGAAAAAAGTtaagcagctgcattctggatcagttgcagaggtgCCAGACATGCTGAGTTTTGAGCAGAAACAAGAGGATCTGAGGGATGGAATgagaggatgagttgagtgtcatccACATAGCAGTGAACCCATGTGAGGATATGCCCTCACCAAGAGATCGAGTCTAGAGGGAAAACAGAAGAGGACCAagtactgagccttgtgggacaaCAGTGGAGAGTCTGCGCGGACCTGGTATGAGCGGCCTTCCAGATGAGAAGCTAACCACGCTGCACCGTAATTTCTGAGACTCATGAGGGTGGACAAGAGAGTCTTGTGGTTAACTGTGTCAAACGCTGCTGAAAGGTCAAGGAGGATGAGGACTGATAACAGTTTGGCTGATCTAGCAGCATGTAGCTTCTCAGCGACAGCCAAAAGGGCAGTCTCTGTGAAATGTGCTGCTTTGAAGCCGGACTGGTTAGGATCCTGGAGGTTGCTCTCTGAGAGGTAGCAAGACAGATGATTGTAGACAGTGCGTGCGAGGATTTTAgtaagaaaagagagaaatgatACCAGTCTGTAGTTGCCGATGTCCGAGGCATCCAAAGTGGGCTTCTTCAGGGTGGGAATAACCCTTACTCTCTTGAATGCAGTTGGTACACAATCAGATGATATAGAGCCATTGATAAAGGGGAGGAGGTCTTGTGAGATGGTCTGGAACATTATGGAAGGTATTGGATCCAATGGGCAGGTGGTAGGATTGCAGGACAAGATGACAAGCAGGATCTCTTCTGTTGCGAGATTAGAAAAATGTGCCAGTGAAAGAAAAGGGGAATCCTCAGTGGGTAGTGTAGGGTAGTCGGGGTAGAAGTGAAGGTCtggcagatttttaaaaatcttctcATCATAAAAGGTTGGAAAGTCTTCAGCAGTCAGGAAGGATGGAGCAAGAGGAGCCGGTGGGTTGATTAGTAGTCTTCCATTTTTTCTCTGCTATTCTTACCTCTCTCCAGAGAGATAGAATGGAGGTTTCGACTGGTAGGAGAAAAGCATTGATAACTGGTTTTAGGCAGGATAGGTAGGGTGATGGTGAATGATACCAAGTGATGATCGGAGGTGTGGAGTTGGGGTAGCATTGATGTCTGTAGCTGGAGAGGGGTAGGTGAAGACCGGTCCAGGACATTTCctcccttgtgtgtgtgtgggcagctGTTGAATGTTAAGGAGAAGGCATGCAGAAGAGGGAGAAGACAAGAGGACTCGAGCTTGAGATCATTGTTTTAGTATTGTATAAAAGCATAAGACTTGATTATATTTGTCAGATGATCTGATGACATCTCggctttttttattcttcaatAAAGTCTGATTTTTGGCATCTTAAACCCCTTGACTTtgagaagtttttatttttggctaAGGAGATTTTCGACTACAACTGCACCAAAGGCCTCCTTGATCAACATGGCCGAATGGgctaatccccacagccacagtccagaagaatggaggttattataacagcaaaggatgactaaatctggaatggcatgttcaaaaagcactcatactcatactgaattttatataatattgcACTTGTAACCACTTTTTGGATAGTAATGCCCTTACTGGCTCCATTAATATAAAGTGGCATGACCAGCATTTCTGAAAAATTACTTTCATGGGGTTGTCACTAATCAGACCAGAAAggataaatgacatttttataaaaaaattccCTTCAGTCTCTGGTCCAATGTGCTTCATCTAATTATTGTATGTGCTTCAATGTGCTTCACCTAATTATTGTACATAGACACATATGATTAAATAAGCTGCTAAACAGAATTTGCTACAAGAGGCCAAGCTTGTTTTGAAAATAGAGTTATGTTTTACTTCAGGGTTTACTTTCATCTCTTTTGGTTAAGAGATGCTTTTTCACTTGCTTATCGAAACGTGCTTATCTGAGCAAAGGTTGCTTAAAACATTTGTCATGCTTAATATCATTCTAGTGGTCATGCATCACTGTAATCTCATTGCAAACAGAGAGCAATAAGGCTTACAAAACTTTGAACACCTGAGCTAACTTCTAACAACATATTGGATCTATCACATCATATATCCATTGTTTGTGTGCAAGATcagtattattatatttgtgcATTGCTTCAAAGTAAGTCCTCACACTTCACAATGCATATTAattgtaatgaaataataaacagGATTATTAAGATTATTCAGGTAAATGTAAATTAACGCACGGCACTTTTTGAagcggctctgacagttgtCCTGGGCTAGGCGCTGGCACCCAGACAGGTCCAAGGTTATAGGGCAGCTCAGCATGTAGAAATGGCAGAGTGAGGTGAACTCGGATAGGCGCTGCTCCTCTGACAGCTCTGATGTCTTCAGAAGCTCTGCACATGTGGGTTCCCTGCTTCCAAAAGATTCTGGGATTGGACAAAAGCAATTGCTGCTTAAACTACATCCCAATCTGAACTATATAGCTTTAAGCCTGAATATGTGATTTTCTCCAGCACTGAGAAAGAGTAAGTGGCTATGTATggctgtgtgtatatgtgtgtgactCACTATGGATTTCAGATAGGATCCAGTCTTTGTAAGCCACAACACGAGTGTATACACCTGGTTTGCCTTTCTCCCCACAGCCATCTCCCCAAGATGTTATACCATATAACTGAAACCTCCCTGAAATAAGGTCCTGAAGGATCAGTGGCCCACCAGAATCACCCTACAGAGACAAAGAGTTTCACAGTAGGAATAGGCAATATAACTTTATTTTACCATTAACTGCCTATTATGGAAAGATGAGTTAGTGATCTAATATGTTTGGAAATCACCAGATGTTTACACCTATGCGTTGttagatgtatgtgtgtgttatacctgACATGAGTCGATACCTCCGGACAAGTAGCCAGCACAGAACATGGTGTTGGTGAGCAGCTGTTTGCCAAGGGCACTTTTACATGTGCTCTGAGACAGCAGGGGAACCATTGCCTCAATCACCACATCAGCCGCTGGaccatctacactcacacatatatcaaacacacacatcaaatgcaaacacacacacacacacacacacacacacacacacacacacacatgcatttgtaGTTCAACGTTTAGGCCCCTTTCTGACGCAGAATAAATACTTCTGGTCTAAAAATTATTTCTGTTACCTTCATAAAGTGAGCCCCATCCAGCCACCAGACATGGTGCTCCAGGGGGAGGCTCAAGGTCAGATGGCAAACACACAGGCATCACACGCTCTGACAAAACCACAGGAGAGCTCAGCTTCACCAAGGCAATGTCATTATTAAAAGTCTTTGGGTTGAACTGCAAGGTAGATGAAAGGAGTTAATCTCTAGGTGAACACTTAATTGGATTCCACACAACAGGAGTCATCATAACTGTGAAAATACAGTTATGTCAGCAATGGCACTtttaaagctcttttttttttttttttttttttttttacaaaatatttgtATGCCAGCAGGTTACATCTGAAgtcaaatattatacttgaaatcagaagaaatgcaaaaatgtatacagtcaggtccataagtatttggacagcaacacaatttttataattttgcCTCTATACACCActacagtggatttgaaattaaGTAATCAAAATTGGATTGaaatgtagactttcagctttaattcaaggggttcaTACAcaatgcactggtgagctcaaCAACACCAAAACGCCTGGAAGACCTCGGAAGACAACCAAAGTGGATGATCGCAGAATTATTTCCTTCTTAAAgtaaaaaccccttcacaacatctagccaagttaAGAACACACTGGAGGAGGTAGGTGTATTTCAAAGGTAGACTTCATTGTCAAAGTCTGCAATCAAGAGATGCCTTCAGAATGTAAATCTGGAAC
Protein-coding regions in this window:
- the prss56 gene encoding serine protease 56, translated to MSPSFPFPYASVPIILFNPKTFNNDIALVKLSSPVVLSERVMPVCLPSDLEPPPGAPCLVAGWGSLYEDGPAADVVIEAMVPLLSQSTCKSALGKQLLTNTMFCAGYLSGGIDSCQGDSGGPLILQDLISGRFQLYGITSWGDGCGEKGKPGVYTRVVAYKDWILSEIHKSFGSREPTCAELLKTSELSEEQRLSEFTSLCHFYMLSCPITLDLSGCQRLAQDNCQSRFKKCRALIYIYLNNLNNPVYYFITINMHCEV